A window of Babylonia areolata isolate BAREFJ2019XMU chromosome 2, ASM4173473v1, whole genome shotgun sequence contains these coding sequences:
- the LOC143277219 gene encoding QRFP-like peptide receptor has translation MEGAADYSYLLEMLDAEYNIDVFTSNYSLDDFLRVSMDYQQEDHWFSSAAEACLIFFFVVFIVLGLVGNGLVCFIIIGNGWRQSSRNWYILNLALSDILTCVLCKPLTLVRLVLKNWPLGSVLCKLVPSLQTVYVFVSTLTLVALAVDRYRSVMSTGHFRHRVLWATPCPCLAVIWGASVSIALPIFLVHRLQEVKGFGGYVLYTVCLEQWQSQSSLTVYTVFVLLLQYLSPLAAIVTLHLLIGKFLRMRIVAGGSSSRMADTQWRRKRKRHRKNMMMLSSMAVAFAVTWLPLHLVNALASFDYHMFEHTNFPLIHASSMLIAFSSVCLNPVIYGLLNSNFRRDLRRLLCRLPSSGGGGFRSGGATSCTFSGIYRRQSGGSTRATERCGLISSSVAAGLPELSQSAILSVMRERDAITAV, from the exons ATGGAGGGTGCGGCTGATTACTCGTATCTCTTGGAGATGCTGGATGCAGAGTACAACATCGACGTCTTCACCAGCAACTACTCTCTAGACGACTTTCTGCGAGTGTCCATGGACTACCAGCAAGAGGACCACTGGTTCAGCAGCGCAGCAGAGGCctgcctcatcttcttcttcgttgtcttcatcGTCCTTGGCCTGGTGGGCAACGGCCTGGTGTGTTTCATCATCATCGGAAACGGGTGGCGGCAGTCCAGCCGGAACTGGTACATCCTGAACCTAGCCCTGTCGGACATCCTGACCTGCGTGCTGTGCAAGCCTTTGACGCTGGTGAGGCTTGTCCTAAAGAACTGGCCCCTTGGCAGCGTGCTGTGCAAGCTGGTGCCGTCCCTGCAGACCGTGTACGTGTTCGTGTCCACCCTGACGCTGGTGGCGCTGGCCGTGGACCGTTACCGGTCTGTGATGAGCACGGGCCACTTCCGCCACCGGGTATTGTGGGCCACCCCCTGCCCCTGCCTGGCGGTCATCTGGGGGGCCTCCGTGTCCATCGCTCTGCCCATCTTCCTGGTGCACCGCCTGCAGGAGGTGAAGGGCTTCGGGGGATACGTGCTGTATACGGTGTGTCTGGAGCAGTGGCAGTCCCAGTCCTCCCTCACCGTCTACACTGTCTTCGTGCTGCTCCTGCAGTACCTCTCCCCGCTCGCCGCCATCGTCACGCTCCACCTCCTCATCGGCAAGTTCCTGCGCATGCGCATCGTGGCCGGGGGGTCGTCCTCCCGGATGGCGGACACCCAGTGGAGGCGGAAGCGGAAGCGGCACCGGAAGAACATGATGATGCTGAGCAGCATGGCGGTGGCCTTTGCCGTGACCTGGCTTCCCCTGCACCTTGTCAACGCCCTGGCCTCCTTTGACTATCAC ATGTTCGAACACACAAACTTCCCCCTGATTCACGCCAGCAGTATGCTGATCGCCTTCAGCTCTGTCTGCCTTAACCCCGTCATCTATGGACTACTCAACTCCAACTTTCGACGAGACCTTCGCCGGTTATTGTGTCGGCTGCCATCCAGCGGCGGCGGCGGTTTTAGAAGCGGCGGCGCGACGTCCTGCACATTCTCTGGGATTTACAGGCGTCAGAGCGGCGGCAGCACGCGTGCGACGGAGCGGTGCGGTCTGATTTCCAGCAGCGTCGCGGCGGGTCTGCCGGAGTTGTCCCAGTCAGCTATTCTCAGCGTGATGAGGGAGAGGGATGCCATCACGGCTGTTTGA
- the LOC143279398 gene encoding acetylcholine receptor subunit alpha-like, translating into MTNTINIVITVISILFNIARLLHVTSAQSGENFTKIHQDIIKIDKRVRPVKNWTTITNVSVSFHLMSIIQFDTVEQKLVSNGWLFVQWKNEYTTWNPYEYENAWSVSPDPDKVWRPMLTVQNTMTNMRPMGEEYIAMLLLFDGTTYWFPAERFETFCEVDVTYFPFDIQKCRWIIFIWGGDGSNIDIHPINDVIDLESYAVNGEWDLRSTRGWREVAISDGSKFITLFYEITIRRRPSLLALTVLLPVLVLALVNVFVFTIPSEAGERLAYSMTALLSFGVFMSFILDSMPSSTETLSIVAVNMSCLLVLSAVYVLLCILSLRLFHRDPSKHPVPAFLQSVIVWLEMLVCLDPPNKKKVADVFQMPTPMMTVTDFPGDQSLMVSGGQAGGATKKGKLRGQLDKWARARNRNHAAYADPAEMTWKRVSRTLDKILFRFFLTLVVVSNTVVWAVMISNYYE; encoded by the exons ATGACGAACACAATCAACATCGTCATTACTGTCATCTCCATCCTCTTCAACATCGCCAGACTCCTGCACGTAACCTCCGCGCAGTCTGGCGAAAACTTCACAAAGATCCATCAGGACATCATCAAGATCGATAAGAGAGTTCGCCCGGTGAAGAACTGGACCACCATCACCAACGTGAGCGTTTCTTTCCACCTGATGTCCATCATCCAGTTCGACACGGTGGAGCAGAAGCTGGTGAGCAACGGGTGGCTGTTCGTGCAGTGGAAGAACGAGTACACCACCTGGAACCCCTACGAGTACGAGAACGCCTGGTCGGTGAGTCCTGACCCCGACAAGGTGTGGCGGCCCATGCTGACCGTGCAGAACACCATGACGAATATGAGGCCTATGGGGGAAGAGTACATCGCCATGCTCCTGTTGTTTGATGGAACAACATACTGGTTCCCTGCAGAGCGCTTCGAGACGTTTTGTGAAGTGGACGTCACTTATTTTCCGTTTGATATCCAG AAATGCCGATGGATAATATTCATCTGGGGCGGGGATGGGAGTAACATTGACATCCACCCTATCAACGATGTCATCGATCTTGAGAGTTACGCTGTCAACGGGGAGTGGGACCTGAGAAGCACccggggctggagggaggtggcGATCAGTGACGGAAGCAAGTTCATCACCCTGTTCTACGAGATCACCATCCGGAGGAGACCCTCCCTGCTGGCGTTGACGGTACTGCTGCCTGTGCTGGTGTTGGCACTGGTGAACGTGTTCGTGTTCACTATCCCTTCTGAAGCAG GGGAACGCCTGGCGTACTCCATGACGGCGCTGCTGTCCTTCGGGGTGTTCATGAGCTTCATCCTGGACTCCATGCCCTCCTCCACAGAGACGCTGTCCATCGTGGCCGTCAACATGTCCTGCCTGCTGGTCCTGTCCGCTGTCTACGTGCTGCTGTGCatcctctccctccgcctcttTCACCGCGACCCCAG caAGCACCCTGTGCCTGCGTTCCTGCAAAGTGTGATCGTCTGGTTGGAAATGCTCGTATGTCTggaccccccaaacaaaaagaaagtggCAGACGTTTTTCag ATGCCCACGCCCATGATGACCGTCACAGACTTCCCAGGCGACCAGTCCCTGATGGTCAGCGGGGGACAGGCGGGAGGGGCGACCAAGAAGGGCAAACTGAGGGGGCAGCTGGACAAGTGGGCGAGGGCCAGGAACCGGAACCACGCGGCCTACGCGGACCCTGCCGAGATGACGTGGAAGAGGGTCAGCCGTACCCTGGACAAGATTCTCTTCCGGTTCTTCTTAACTCTGGTGGTTGTCTCCAACACCGTGGTCTGGGCGGTGATGATCTCTAATTACTACGagtag